One Silene latifolia isolate original U9 population chromosome 4, ASM4854445v1, whole genome shotgun sequence DNA segment encodes these proteins:
- the LOC141651102 gene encoding arginine-specific demethylase JMJ20 translates to MDPTEMKKRLKISGEIERVNGKQLSYTEFVEKYLVKNQPVILTGLMDDWRASRDWVDEFGSPNLLFFSTHFGNSKVQVADCHSKEVSDQQRLDMSVSEFIEYWLELKRKEKMTRNHNSASSCDESLLYLKDWHFVKEYPDYEAYATPQFFNDDWLNLYLDKYRMHCDTDSQETNEISCSDYRFVYMGPKGTWTPLHADVFRSYSWSANVCGTKLWLFLPPDQRHLVFNRSMTYSVYNIFGDVSESMFPGFKKTVWLECTQMKNEIIFVPSGWYHQVHNLEDVISINHNWFNAYNLDWVWNLLVGDYNVAKELIEDIRDICDDFESLCQRNLAANTGMNFVDFFTFITRMSFANIIQLCNITEGSKTVSKTTSPWAQHIVLNLLKARKVALKMNSTILAEDSGTSLDIRKSLDDPAFLELYSAMNSTYKKLHEPSTLNLEDNKAWKNDIHDSVDMVGFQVSNSKNLINLIDCILKGLGNSDLLVDEFSV, encoded by the exons ATGGACCCAACAGAGATGAAGAAACGTCTGAAAATAAGTGGGGAGATAGAAAGAGTGAATGGGAAACAACTGAGTTACACCGAGTTCGTTGAGAAGTACCTGGTTAAGAATCAACCTGTTATTTTAACTGGTTTAATGGATGATTGGCGCGCTTCCCGAGATTGGGTTGATGAATTTGGATCACCcaatcttcttttcttttctaccCATTTCGGGAATTCTAAAGTTCAG GTTGCAGACTGTCATAGCAAGGAAGTCTCCGATCAACAAAGACTAGATATGTCAGTCTCCGAGTTCATTGAGTACTGGCTTGAACTCAAACGTAAGGAAAAGATGACCCGTAATCATAATTCAGCTAGCAGTTGTGATGAGTCCTTACTGTATTTGAAGGACTGGCACTTTGTCAAG GAATACCCTGACTATGAAGCGTATGCAACACCACAGTTTTTTAACGATGATTGGTTAAACCTATACCTCGACAAGTATCGCATGCATTGTGATACTGATTCCCAAGAAACGAATGAGATTAGTTGCTCTGACTACCGGTTTGTTTACATGGGACCAAAAG GCACATGGACTCCTCTTCATGCTGATGTTTTCAGGTCATACAGTTGGTCGGCCAACGTTTGTGGCACAAAATTATGGCTTTTTCTTCCCCCTGATCAACGTCACCTTGTGTTTAACAG GTCCATGACATATTCCGTCTACAACATTTTTGGGGATGTCAGTGAATCTATGTTCCCTGGCTTCaagaag actgtttggttggaatgtaccCAAATGAAGAATGAAATTATATTTGTTCCAAGTGGATGGTATCATCAAGTGCACAATTTG GAAGATGTGATATCAATCAACCACAACTGGTTTAATGCTTATAATCTTGATTGGGTG TGGAATTTGCTTGTCGGAGACTACAATGTTGCGAAGGAGTTAATAGAAGATATTAGAGACATATGCGATGATTTCGAGTCTCTCTGCCAGCGTAATCTTGCTGCTAACACAG GCATGAACTTCGTTGATTTCTTCACCTTCATAACACGCATGTCTTTCGccaacataatacaactttgcaATATCACGGAAGGCTCCAAAACCGTTTCAAAGACTACATCTCCGTGGGCTCAACATATTGTTCTGAATTTACTAAAGGCAAGGAAAGTTGCTCTAAAGATGAACTCAACAATTTTGGCCGAAGACAGTGGCACTTCATTGGATATCAGGAAGAGCTTAGACGACCCTGCTTTTCTAGAACTCTACTCTGCTATGAATAGTACATATAAAAAGCTACATGAGCCATCCACTCTTAATCTCGAAGACAACAAAGCTTGGAAGAATGATATTCATGATTCCGTTGACATGGTTGGATTCCAAGTTTCAAATTCTAAGAATCTTATAAACTTAATCGACTGCATTCTAAAAGGTCTTGGTAATTCAGATCTACTTGTTGACGAGTTCTCTGTATAA